One Myxocyprinus asiaticus isolate MX2 ecotype Aquarium Trade chromosome 20, UBuf_Myxa_2, whole genome shotgun sequence genomic region harbors:
- the LOC127410713 gene encoding transmembrane protein 151B-like, which translates to MSPPASAATASESSTTTVFENDTDSPREEQRPVKQSLSKSMCREVFWKCLLLSMLMYGCMGAMVWCHVTKVTRLTFDSAYKGKSMMYHDSPCSDGYIYIPLAFLIMLYFVYLVECWHCHARNELQYKVNVEGIYERVQRMQQAKPCIWWKAISYHYVRRTRQVTRNRNGDAYTTTQVYHERVNTHVAEAEYNYGHCGVNDVSKQPAGLEKSAITKLRFTKCFSFANVESENSYLTQRARFFTDNEGLDDYMEAREGMHLKNVDFKEYMIAFSNLDHHPWYISNYVFWMAAFLTLSWPLRVLTEYRTAYVHYRVEKLFGADYIPVTPCDERPNCRRIPRVNTIDSTELEWHIRSNQQLVPSYSEAGLMDLAQRSGGVRQNCERCHHAVSSSSVFSRSALSICNGSPRIPFSGSRFSLGRLYGSRRSCFWRSGSRNLDEPESPSENTRCLSGRITTDEEDPPPYQDALYFPVLIVHCSESCTNHRSFHRNSSCVETSL; encoded by the exons ATGTCCCCTCCAGCATCTGCTGCGACAGCCAGTGAGAGCAGCACCACCACTGTTTTTGAAAATGACACGGACAGCCCAAGAGAGGAG CAGAGGCCTGTGAAGCAATCCCTGAGCAAGTCCATGTGCAGAGAGGTGTTCTGGAAATGCCTGTTGTTGTCCATGCTCATGTATGGATGCATGGGAGCCATGGTGTGGTGCCACGTCACCAAGGTCACCCGGCTGACGTTTGACAGTGCCTACAAAGGAAAGTCCATGATGTACCATGACAGTCCATGCTCTGACGGCTACATCTACATTCCACTGGCCTTCCTCATCATGCTTTACTTTGTATATCTGGTGGAGTGCTGGCACTGCCATGCCAGAAACGAGCTTCAGTACAAGGTGAATGTGGAGGGAATTTATGAAAGAGTCCAGAGAATGCAGCAAGCCAAGCCTTGTATCTGGTGGAAAGCCATTAGCTACCACTACGTGCGACGGACACGCCAAGTTACACGGAACCGCAATGGAGACGCCTACACCACCACACAAGTGTATCACGAGAGAGTGAACACGCATGTGGCTGAGGCAGAATACAATTATGGACACTGTGGTGTCAACGATGTCTCCAAGCAGCCAGCTGGTCTGGAAAAGTCAGCCATCACCAAACTGAGGTTCACCAAGTGCTTTAGCTTTGCCAACGTGGAGTCTGAAAATTCCTACCTGACCCAACGAGCGAGGTTCTTCACTGATAACGAAGGTCTGGATGATTACATGGAGGCCCGGGAGGGGATGCACCTGAAAAACGTAGACTTCAAAGAGTACATGATTGCCTTTTCCAACCTGGACCACCACCCCTGGTACATCTCTAACTATGTCTTCTGGATGGCTGCCTTTCTCACGTTATCCTGGCCCTTACGGGTGCTGACGGAGTACCGCACGGCTTATGTCCACTACCGTGTGGAGAAGCTCTTTGGTGCAGACTACATCCCCGTGACACCATGTGACGAGAGACCCAACTGCAGACGCATCCCGAGGGTCAACACCATAGATAGCACTGAACTGGAATGGCACATTCGCTCAAACCAGCAGCTGGTGCCCAGTTACTCCGAGGCAGGCTTGATGGATCTGGCACAGCGTTCAGGAGGTGTCAGGCAGAACTGTGAGCGCTGCCATCATGCAGTCAGCAGCTCGTCCGTATTCTCCCGCAGTGCCCTCAGCATCTGCAATGGCAGTCCACGGATCCCCTTCAGCGGAAGTCGCTTCTCCCTTGGCAGGTTGTACGGCTCCCGCCGCAGCTGTTTCTGGAGAAGTGGAAGCAGAAACTTGGATGAACCCGAGAGCCCCAGCGAGAACACACGATGCCTGTCGGGACGAATCACCACTGACGAGGAAGACCCACCACCCTACCAGGATGCGCTGTACTTCCCGGTGCTTATTGTCCACTGTAGTGAAAGCTGCACCAACCACCGGTCCTTCCATAGGAATAGCTCATGCGTAGAAACATCTTTATGA